In Vibrio sp. STUT-A11, a genomic segment contains:
- the nusB gene encoding transcription antitermination factor NusB, which translates to MGASVKPAARRNARQFALQAIYSWQITKENVAKIEEQFLSGDKYDEEELHASEPALAAPETDVEYFRELLGGVVLSHAELDSKIRPYISRPMQDLDMMELALLRLAMYEMTRREDVPYKVVINEAIELAKVFAAEDSHKFVNGVLDKAAPHVRKK; encoded by the coding sequence ATGGGGGCCAGTGTGAAACCAGCCGCACGTCGTAATGCACGTCAATTCGCTCTACAAGCGATCTACTCATGGCAAATTACTAAAGAGAATGTTGCCAAGATTGAAGAACAGTTTTTGTCTGGTGACAAATACGATGAAGAAGAACTTCATGCATCAGAGCCAGCTCTAGCTGCGCCAGAAACTGACGTAGAGTACTTTCGTGAACTACTAGGCGGTGTTGTACTTAGCCACGCTGAGCTAGATAGTAAAATTCGTCCATACATTTCACGTCCAATGCAGGATCTGGATATGATGGAACTTGCTCTTCTTCGCCTTGCTATGTACGAGATGACTCGTCGCGAAGATGTGCCTTACAAAGTCGTGATCAACGAAGCGATTGAACTTGCAAAAGTGTTCGCTGCGGAAGACAGTCACAAATTTGTCAATGGCGTGCTGGATAAAGCAGCACCTCACGTACGTAAGAAATAA
- the ribE gene encoding 6,7-dimethyl-8-ribityllumazine synthase — MKVIEGGFPAPNAKIAIVISRFNSFINESLLSGAIDTLKRHGQVSDDNITVVRCPGAVELPLVAQRVAKTGKFDAIVSLGSVIRGGTPHFDYVCSEMNKGLAQVSMEYSIPVAFGVLTVDTIDQAIERAGTKAGNKGAEAALSALEMINVLSEIDS, encoded by the coding sequence ATGAAAGTGATCGAGGGTGGCTTCCCAGCGCCAAATGCAAAAATTGCTATCGTTATTTCTCGTTTCAACAGTTTTATTAACGAAAGCCTACTTTCTGGTGCGATCGATACACTAAAGCGTCACGGGCAAGTAAGCGATGACAACATTACCGTTGTTCGTTGTCCAGGTGCCGTAGAACTACCTCTAGTCGCTCAACGTGTTGCTAAAACCGGTAAATTCGACGCTATCGTATCTTTAGGGTCAGTTATTCGCGGTGGAACGCCTCACTTTGACTATGTTTGTAGTGAAATGAACAAAGGTCTGGCACAAGTGTCTATGGAATACAGTATTCCAGTCGCATTTGGTGTTTTGACTGTTGATACTATCGATCAAGCGATTGAACGCGCAGGAACCAAGGCTGGTAATAAAGGTGCAGAGGCTGCACTAAGCGCACTTGAAATGATTAATGTACTATCTGAAATTGATTCCTAA
- the ribBA gene encoding bifunctional 3,4-dihydroxy-2-butanone-4-phosphate synthase/GTP cyclohydrolase II, with protein sequence MPISTPEEIIDDIRAGKMVVLMDDEDRENEGDLIMAAEHITPEAINFMATHGRGLICLTMTKERCSSLGLPPMVQDNNAQYTTNFTVSIEAAEGVTTGISAADRARTVQAAVAPNAKAADLVQPGHIFPLAAQDGGVLTRAGHTEAGCDLARLAGLEPASVIVEILNDDGTMARRPDLEIFCEKHGIKLGTIADLIEYRNNTETTIERVAECKLPTEFGEFKLVTFKDTIDNQVHYAMCKGDWKDKAPLVRVHLQDVFTDLLRSDRNAERSWTLDKAMKRIGEEGGVLVVLGHEDSSELLIHRVKMFEAQDKGEAPTLAKKQGTSRRVGVGSQILADLGIHDMRLLSSSNKKYHALGGFGLNVVEYVCE encoded by the coding sequence ATGCCAATCAGTACACCAGAAGAAATTATTGATGATATTCGCGCAGGTAAAATGGTTGTCTTAATGGATGACGAAGACCGCGAGAATGAGGGTGATTTGATCATGGCTGCCGAGCATATCACGCCGGAAGCGATCAACTTTATGGCTACTCATGGACGTGGCTTGATTTGTCTTACAATGACCAAGGAGCGTTGCTCTAGTCTAGGTTTGCCACCAATGGTGCAAGATAACAATGCGCAATACACGACAAACTTTACGGTTTCTATCGAAGCGGCAGAAGGGGTAACGACTGGTATCTCGGCTGCGGATCGAGCGCGCACTGTTCAAGCGGCTGTTGCGCCTAACGCGAAAGCTGCAGACTTAGTTCAACCAGGTCATATCTTCCCACTAGCGGCTCAAGATGGTGGCGTGTTAACGCGTGCTGGCCACACAGAGGCTGGCTGTGACTTAGCTCGTCTTGCTGGTCTGGAACCTGCTTCTGTCATTGTAGAGATTCTAAACGATGACGGCACCATGGCGCGTCGACCAGATCTTGAAATATTCTGTGAAAAACACGGCATTAAACTGGGCACGATCGCTGACCTAATCGAATACCGCAATAACACAGAGACGACCATTGAACGTGTTGCTGAATGTAAGCTGCCGACCGAGTTTGGTGAGTTTAAGCTGGTCACTTTCAAAGACACGATAGATAACCAAGTTCATTACGCCATGTGTAAGGGTGACTGGAAAGATAAAGCTCCGTTAGTTCGCGTACATCTGCAAGATGTGTTTACGGACTTATTGCGCAGTGACCGTAATGCTGAGCGCAGCTGGACCCTGGACAAGGCGATGAAACGCATTGGCGAAGAGGGTGGTGTTTTGGTTGTGCTGGGGCATGAGGACTCAAGTGAACTGCTTATTCATCGCGTAAAGATGTTTGAAGCGCAAGACAAAGGTGAAGCACCGACGCTAGCGAAGAAACAAGGTACTTCGCGTCGTGTGGGTGTAGGCTCACAAATTCTGGCTGACTTAGGTATTCACGATATGCGTCTGCTTTCGTCAAGCAATAAAAAATACCATGCGTTAGGCGGTTTTGGCCTGAACGTCGTTGAATACGTCTGCGAGTAA
- a CDS encoding riboflavin synthase, with the protein MFTGIVEAVGKLTAITPKGEDITVTVETGNLDMSDVKLGDSIATNGVCLTVIDFGSNYYRADLSLETLKMTGFAQYQVGDKVNLEKAMLPTTRFGGHIVSGHVDGVGEIVERNQVGRAIEFWVAMPAEISKYVAGKGSITVDGISLTVNDLRKNAFKLTIVPHTSEETTIDQFQVGRKVNLEVDVLARYMERLLQGQQEEKQESRITMDFLQQNGFA; encoded by the coding sequence ATGTTTACAGGCATTGTAGAAGCAGTAGGAAAACTTACTGCGATTACGCCGAAAGGCGAAGACATCACCGTAACGGTTGAAACGGGTAATTTAGATATGTCTGACGTTAAGTTGGGCGATAGTATTGCGACTAATGGCGTTTGCTTGACGGTTATTGATTTTGGCAGCAATTATTACCGTGCGGATCTGTCGTTAGAGACACTGAAAATGACGGGTTTTGCACAATATCAAGTCGGTGACAAGGTTAATCTAGAAAAAGCCATGTTGCCCACCACGCGCTTTGGTGGACATATCGTGTCTGGTCATGTTGACGGTGTTGGCGAAATTGTTGAACGTAATCAAGTTGGTCGAGCAATAGAGTTTTGGGTAGCGATGCCTGCTGAGATTAGCAAATATGTCGCAGGAAAAGGCTCAATCACCGTCGATGGTATTAGCCTGACGGTCAATGACTTACGTAAAAATGCATTCAAGTTAACGATTGTTCCTCACACGAGTGAAGAAACCACGATTGATCAATTTCAGGTCGGTCGCAAAGTTAACTTAGAAGTAGATGTATTAGCTCGTTATATGGAGCGATTACTTCAGGGGCAGCAAGAAGAGAAGCAAGAGTCACGTATTACGATGGATTTCTTGCAGCAGAACGGATTTGCCTAG
- the ribD gene encoding bifunctional diaminohydroxyphosphoribosylaminopyrimidine deaminase/5-amino-6-(5-phosphoribosylamino)uracil reductase RibD encodes MEQHTPQPAFSSQDFSMMSRAIRLAKRGIYTTAPNPNVGCVIVRDGQIVGEGYHLRAGEPHAEVHALRMAADKAEGATAYVTLEPCSHYGRTPPCAEGLIKAKVARVVCAMQDPNPKVAGRGIQMLRDAGVEVQVGLLESDALELNRGFIKFMQTRMPFVQLKMAASLDGQTALDNGQSQWITSPRARQDVQRYRAMSGGILSTSKTVIDDNASLNVRWDDLPQTVQQQYQLEAVRQPVRIILDRQSQLTDDLKLFNTDGERIIVSKDGDSVPQLNEAGQIDLAATLQAVANDHQVHHLWVEAGATLASALIQANLVDELIVYLAPKLMGSDGRGLIGALGLTSMDHVIDLNITDARMVGVDIRITATLIRK; translated from the coding sequence ATGGAACAACACACGCCTCAACCTGCCTTCTCCTCTCAAGACTTTTCTATGATGTCGCGCGCTATCAGGCTCGCTAAGCGTGGCATCTATACCACGGCCCCGAACCCGAATGTCGGTTGCGTCATTGTTCGTGACGGACAGATAGTCGGGGAAGGTTATCATCTGCGTGCCGGAGAGCCACATGCCGAAGTCCATGCGTTACGAATGGCGGCGGATAAAGCGGAAGGTGCGACGGCATACGTCACTCTCGAGCCTTGTTCCCACTATGGGCGAACGCCTCCCTGTGCTGAAGGGCTGATTAAAGCGAAGGTCGCGAGAGTGGTCTGTGCGATGCAAGACCCGAATCCAAAAGTCGCTGGTCGCGGTATTCAAATGCTGCGCGATGCTGGGGTTGAAGTTCAGGTTGGCTTATTGGAAAGCGACGCTCTCGAGTTGAATCGAGGCTTCATCAAGTTTATGCAGACGAGGATGCCTTTCGTCCAATTGAAGATGGCTGCCAGCCTTGATGGCCAAACTGCACTTGATAATGGCCAGAGCCAGTGGATCACCTCCCCACGTGCTCGTCAGGATGTGCAGCGTTATCGTGCCATGAGTGGTGGGATTTTATCGACCAGCAAAACCGTGATTGACGATAATGCCTCCTTGAATGTTCGCTGGGATGATTTGCCGCAAACCGTACAGCAGCAGTATCAACTTGAAGCGGTGCGTCAGCCAGTACGCATCATTTTAGATCGTCAAAGCCAGTTGACTGATGATCTTAAGTTGTTTAATACCGATGGTGAGCGCATCATCGTCAGTAAAGATGGCGATAGCGTTCCTCAATTGAATGAAGCTGGCCAGATTGACCTTGCCGCGACTTTGCAAGCCGTCGCGAATGATCATCAAGTTCATCACTTATGGGTTGAAGCAGGTGCGACGCTCGCGAGTGCACTCATACAAGCTAATCTTGTCGATGAACTGATCGTTTATCTCGCGCCAAAGTTGATGGGCAGTGATGGCCGTGGGCTGATTGGGGCGCTGGGTTTAACGTCAATGGATCACGTTATCGATCTGAACATAACCGATGCTCGTATGGTTGGGGTAGATATTCGAATTACCGCAACGCTGATACGAAAATAG
- the nrdR gene encoding transcriptional regulator NrdR, whose translation MHCPFCSENETKVIDSRLVADGHQVRRRRQCLACSERFTTFETAELVMPKVIKSNGNREPFDEDKMVGGIQRALEKRPVSADAIELAISMIKSQLRATGEREVPSEMIGNLVMDQLKELDKVAYIRFASVYRSFEDIREFGEEIARLED comes from the coding sequence ATGCATTGTCCTTTTTGTTCGGAAAACGAAACAAAAGTTATTGATTCTCGCTTGGTTGCAGATGGCCATCAGGTTCGCCGTCGACGCCAGTGTCTGGCCTGTAGTGAACGCTTTACGACGTTTGAAACCGCTGAACTGGTGATGCCTAAGGTGATTAAATCCAATGGCAACCGCGAACCGTTTGACGAAGATAAAATGGTCGGTGGTATTCAGCGTGCCTTAGAAAAACGCCCTGTCAGTGCCGATGCAATAGAGCTGGCGATCAGTATGATTAAATCTCAGTTACGCGCGACGGGTGAGCGTGAAGTACCAAGTGAGATGATTGGTAACTTGGTCATGGATCAACTGAAAGAACTGGACAAAGTCGCTTACATCCGTTTTGCGTCGGTTTATCGCAGTTTCGAAGATATTCGCGAATTTGGCGAAGAGATTGCCCGCCTGGAAGACTGA
- a CDS encoding glutamate-5-semialdehyde dehydrogenase: MDLTNMGKAAKDAAFELATASTSQKNQALAIIADELEANSAAILAANAKDIELGREAGLTDALLDRLLLNEERLTGIANDVRNVISLSDPVGSEIDSKVLENGMSLARRRVPLGVVGVIYEARPNVTIDIAALCLKTGNASILRGGKETFFSNMELVKVIQSALAKANLPAASVQYIEKPDRELVSQLLKLDDYVDMIIPRGGAGLHKMCKENSTIPVIIGGFGISHIFVDESADLEKSLNVVENSKVQRPSACNSLDTLLVHQNVAAEFLALLVERMNEKVTFVADPKAKALMANAQQIRDAGEGDFDTEWLSYTLGVKVVDDVKDAIDHMRVHNASHSDAIMTNSLENAELFINSVGSAAVYVNAATRFTDGAQFGLGAEVAVSTQKLHARGPMGLEELTSYKWVGKANYLVRS; the protein is encoded by the coding sequence GTGGATTTAACGAACATGGGTAAAGCTGCTAAAGATGCAGCTTTTGAATTGGCGACAGCGTCAACATCACAGAAAAACCAAGCTCTGGCCATCATTGCCGATGAGCTGGAAGCAAACTCAGCGGCTATTCTGGCAGCAAATGCAAAAGACATCGAACTTGGCCGCGAAGCAGGCCTGACGGATGCCTTACTGGACCGTCTGCTGCTGAATGAAGAGCGATTAACTGGCATCGCTAACGATGTGCGTAACGTGATCAGCCTTAGTGATCCAGTTGGTAGTGAAATCGACAGTAAAGTGCTAGAAAATGGCATGTCTTTGGCTCGTCGCCGAGTTCCTCTTGGTGTGGTGGGGGTGATTTACGAAGCGCGCCCGAACGTAACGATTGATATTGCAGCCTTGTGTCTGAAAACCGGAAACGCCAGCATTTTGCGTGGCGGCAAAGAGACCTTCTTCTCTAATATGGAGCTGGTCAAAGTTATCCAGTCTGCATTAGCTAAAGCGAATCTGCCTGCGGCTTCCGTTCAATACATTGAAAAGCCAGATCGTGAGCTTGTTTCTCAGTTGCTAAAATTGGACGACTACGTGGATATGATCATTCCACGTGGTGGTGCTGGCCTACACAAAATGTGTAAAGAAAACAGCACTATCCCGGTTATTATTGGCGGTTTTGGTATCAGCCATATTTTTGTCGACGAATCAGCGGATCTTGAGAAGTCACTTAATGTGGTTGAAAACTCAAAGGTACAGCGTCCATCGGCATGTAACTCACTTGATACCTTATTAGTACACCAAAACGTGGCGGCTGAATTTTTGGCCCTGCTAGTTGAGCGCATGAACGAGAAGGTCACTTTTGTTGCTGATCCTAAAGCTAAAGCGCTGATGGCGAATGCGCAGCAAATTCGCGATGCGGGCGAAGGTGATTTTGATACAGAATGGTTGAGCTACACGCTTGGTGTGAAAGTCGTTGATGATGTAAAAGACGCCATTGACCATATGCGAGTACATAACGCCAGCCACTCAGATGCGATCATGACTAACAGCTTGGAAAATGCAGAATTGTTCATCAACTCTGTGGGTTCTGCGGCAGTATACGTTAACGCGGCAACACGCTTTACCGATGGTGCACAATTTGGTTTGGGCGCTGAAGTTGCTGTTTCTACTCAGAAGCTTCATGCGCGTGGTCCAATGGGTTTAGAAGAGCTGACCAGCTACAAATGGGTAGGGAAAGCCAACTACTTAGTACGCAGTTAA
- the proB gene encoding glutamate 5-kinase — translation MTTNQQNAVVSQPKTVVVKLGTSVLTGGTLALDRAHMVELARQCAELKKQGHSVVMVSSGAIAAGREHLGYPALPNEMASKQLLAAVGQTRLIQTWESLFSIYDIKIGQMLLTRADLEDRERFLNARDTINALVANDIVPIVNENDAVATSEIKVGDNDNLSALVGILCGADKLLLLTDQKGLFTADPRKDPNAELIKEVKTIDDTLRKIAGDSGTTLGTGGMATKLQAADIARRAGIEVIIAAGSAVNVITDSLSPQPHGTRFLPCSEALENRKRWILAGPAASGDIIIDDGAVNAVIGTGSSLLAKGVTKVSGDFARGEVVRVTNTHGKLVARGISAYSSEDLTKISGKHSKDIITVLGHDYGSEVIHRDDLVVIQE, via the coding sequence ATGACAACGAATCAACAAAATGCAGTCGTTTCACAGCCAAAAACCGTCGTTGTGAAACTGGGTACAAGTGTGCTGACAGGCGGGACACTCGCGCTAGACCGTGCTCATATGGTTGAGCTGGCGCGCCAGTGTGCTGAACTAAAAAAACAAGGCCATTCAGTGGTAATGGTTTCGTCTGGTGCAATTGCAGCAGGCCGTGAGCATCTTGGATACCCCGCATTGCCCAACGAAATGGCGAGTAAACAATTACTTGCTGCAGTAGGGCAAACTCGTTTGATTCAAACGTGGGAGTCTCTGTTTAGTATTTACGATATTAAGATCGGCCAAATGCTTTTGACTCGTGCAGATCTGGAAGATCGCGAGCGATTCCTTAATGCACGCGATACTATTAACGCTTTAGTCGCAAACGATATCGTTCCAATCGTGAACGAAAACGATGCGGTAGCAACCAGTGAAATTAAAGTCGGTGATAATGACAACTTGTCTGCACTGGTGGGAATTTTATGTGGTGCAGATAAATTACTGCTTCTTACAGACCAAAAAGGTCTGTTTACGGCTGATCCGCGTAAAGACCCAAATGCAGAGCTGATCAAAGAAGTTAAAACTATCGATGATACGCTGCGTAAAATCGCAGGCGACAGCGGCACGACGCTGGGTACTGGTGGTATGGCTACCAAGCTTCAAGCGGCTGACATCGCTCGCCGTGCGGGTATCGAAGTGATTATTGCGGCGGGTAGTGCAGTTAATGTAATAACGGATTCATTGAGTCCACAACCCCATGGCACACGTTTCTTACCTTGCTCTGAAGCTCTGGAAAACCGTAAGCGTTGGATCTTGGCGGGTCCTGCTGCATCAGGCGATATTATTATCGATGATGGTGCAGTAAACGCAGTGATTGGCACAGGCAGCAGCTTGTTAGCCAAAGGGGTGACTAAAGTGAGTGGTGATTTTGCCCGTGGTGAGGTGGTGCGTGTTACCAATACCCATGGTAAGTTGGTGGCTCGTGGTATTAGTGCTTACTCAAGCGAGGATTTAACTAAAATCTCAGGCAAGCACAGCAAAGATATTATCACTGTCTTGGGTCACGATTACGGCTCAGAAGTCATTCACCGCGATGATCTTGTCGTCATTCAGGAATAG
- the crl gene encoding sigma factor-binding protein Crl has product MSETTQGPTHFRLMSKLKAIGPYLREPQSEEGRYYFDCLSVCVDDKKSPEKREFWGWWMDLEAIEGGFTAKYHIGKYNKEGQWDSEALPKKSVEEVYLTQSTFHQKLVDTLEEHFKLEVEYHTESFDFA; this is encoded by the coding sequence ATGTCAGAGACGACTCAGGGGCCAACTCACTTTCGCTTGATGTCTAAGTTAAAGGCGATAGGGCCTTATCTACGTGAACCGCAATCAGAAGAAGGTCGTTACTATTTTGATTGTTTGTCAGTTTGCGTCGACGATAAGAAATCACCAGAAAAACGAGAGTTTTGGGGCTGGTGGATGGACTTAGAGGCTATCGAAGGGGGCTTTACTGCCAAATACCACATCGGCAAATACAATAAAGAAGGGCAATGGGACTCGGAAGCGTTGCCTAAAAAATCGGTAGAGGAAGTTTACTTAACACAAAGTACCTTCCATCAGAAACTGGTCGATACCCTCGAAGAACATTTCAAATTAGAGGTTGAATACCATACAGAGTCGTTTGACTTTGCCTAA
- the frsA gene encoding esterase FrsA, whose translation MPEDISKNLSETLFVKHKQARETSALTQYMPTSQKILDEREAKAESAWYRHLLRLQWAWQGVDPIEIEQVLSRIASSTHSRTNDDWLDTVMGYHSGNWTFEWIKLGMAHQKRAENMQGEAAADELFTASLCFSIAGYPHLKNDNLALQAQVLANKAYSEGAEKTQYTIKQIEVPYQNRKIIANLHLPRTDKQLPVVMVSAGLDSLQTDMWQLFRHHFAPKDIAMLTVDMPSIGHSSRWPLTEDTSCIHQTVLNELYSIPYVDHHKVGLVGFRFGGNAMVRLSFIEQEKIKACVAMGAPVHDLFTSTQKLQQMPKMYLDLLASRLGKSAVDINSMAGQMKAWSLKVQGFLSNRRTKVPILALGLEGDPVSPHSDNQLVALFSQYGQAKKISAKSISKGYEQSLDLAIKWLEDELLR comes from the coding sequence ATGCCGGAAGATATCAGTAAAAACCTATCCGAAACATTGTTTGTTAAACACAAGCAAGCCAGAGAGACCTCGGCATTAACTCAGTACATGCCAACCAGCCAGAAAATCCTCGATGAAAGAGAAGCAAAGGCAGAGAGTGCTTGGTATCGTCATTTACTGCGTCTGCAATGGGCATGGCAAGGTGTAGATCCCATTGAGATAGAACAGGTGCTATCTAGAATTGCCTCTTCGACCCACTCTCGTACTAACGATGACTGGTTAGATACCGTGATGGGTTACCACAGCGGAAACTGGACGTTCGAGTGGATCAAGTTGGGCATGGCGCATCAAAAGCGTGCTGAAAATATGCAAGGAGAAGCAGCCGCAGATGAGCTTTTTACTGCCTCTTTGTGTTTCAGTATCGCTGGCTACCCGCATTTAAAGAACGATAATTTAGCGCTGCAGGCTCAGGTGCTGGCCAACAAAGCGTATTCGGAAGGGGCAGAGAAAACCCAATACACCATCAAACAAATCGAAGTGCCGTACCAGAATCGGAAAATCATTGCGAATTTACATCTGCCTAGAACGGATAAGCAACTGCCTGTTGTGATGGTTAGTGCGGGTTTGGATAGTCTGCAAACCGACATGTGGCAACTGTTCCGTCATCATTTTGCGCCAAAAGATATTGCGATGCTAACGGTTGATATGCCTTCGATTGGACACAGTTCACGTTGGCCTCTGACCGAAGACACGAGTTGTATCCACCAGACGGTACTGAATGAGCTTTATTCGATTCCTTACGTTGATCACCATAAAGTGGGGCTAGTTGGATTTCGCTTTGGCGGCAATGCGATGGTTCGTCTTTCATTTATTGAGCAGGAAAAGATAAAAGCTTGTGTTGCGATGGGCGCACCTGTGCATGATCTTTTTACCTCTACTCAAAAATTACAGCAGATGCCGAAAATGTACCTGGATTTATTGGCATCACGACTAGGTAAAAGTGCCGTCGATATCAACAGCATGGCAGGGCAAATGAAAGCGTGGTCGCTGAAAGTTCAAGGCTTTCTATCTAACCGTAGAACTAAGGTGCCAATTCTGGCATTAGGTTTGGAGGGCGATCCGGTCTCACCACACAGTGATAATCAGCTAGTTGCACTTTTTAGTCAGTATGGACAGGCGAAAAAAATCAGCGCTAAGTCGATTTCAAAAGGTTATGAGCAATCCCTCGATTTGGCCATAAAGTGGTTGGAAGATGAATTATTAAGATGA
- the tet(34) gene encoding oxytetracycline resistance phosphoribosyltransferase domain-containing protein Tet(34): MSKKFIITWDAMQTYCRELAEKQMPAEQWKGIWAVSRGGLVPGAILARELGIRYVDTICISSYDHDHQRDMSVLKAPEGDGEGYLIVEDLVDSGDTARQLREMYPKAKMIAVCAKPSGKELLDDYVVDIEQDTWIEQPWDMSIQYVEPVNRKQK; encoded by the coding sequence ATGAGTAAAAAATTCATTATCACTTGGGATGCGATGCAGACTTACTGTCGTGAACTGGCTGAGAAGCAAATGCCAGCTGAGCAGTGGAAGGGTATCTGGGCAGTAAGCCGTGGCGGTCTGGTCCCTGGTGCAATTCTGGCTCGCGAACTGGGCATTCGTTACGTTGATACTATTTGTATTTCAAGTTACGACCATGACCATCAGCGTGATATGTCTGTACTTAAAGCACCAGAAGGTGACGGTGAAGGTTACCTAATCGTTGAAGACCTAGTAGATAGTGGTGATACTGCGCGTCAATTGCGTGAAATGTATCCAAAAGCAAAAATGATTGCTGTATGTGCTAAGCCGTCAGGCAAAGAGCTTCTAGACGACTACGTTGTTGATATTGAGCAAGATACTTGGATCGAGCAGCCATGGGATATGTCTATCCAGTACGTTGAGCCAGTAAACCGCAAGCAAAAATAA
- a CDS encoding NCS2 family permease has product MLERLFKLSENGTNVRTEIIAGVTTFLTMAYIIFVNPAILADTGMDRGAIFVATCLAAAVGCFIMGLVANYPIAQAPGMGLNAFFTYSVVLGMGYTWQVALAAVFVSGILFILLSVFKIREWIINSIPHSLRTGISAGIGLFLAFIALKNAGIVVDNPATLVSMGNITSLPSVLAAIGFFLTISLVHRGVKGAVMIAILGVTALGLLFGDVQWGGVMSTPPSIAPTFLQLDFSGLFEVGMISVVFAFLFVDLFDTAGTLVGVSQKAGLTDENGNIPRLNKALLADSTATSVGALLGTSNTTSYIESVAGVAAGGRTGLTAVVVGVLFLLALFFSPLAGMIPAYATSGALFYVAILMLSGLVSIDWRDLTEASPVVVTCLVMPLTFSIAEGITLGFIAYSAIKLFSGKGRDVSLSVWVMSAIFIVKYLVG; this is encoded by the coding sequence ATGCTCGAAAGGCTCTTTAAGCTCAGTGAAAATGGCACTAATGTGCGCACTGAGATCATCGCAGGTGTTACTACCTTCCTGACCATGGCTTACATTATTTTTGTAAACCCAGCTATCCTTGCTGACACAGGCATGGATCGTGGTGCTATTTTTGTCGCCACCTGTCTTGCTGCTGCTGTTGGCTGTTTCATTATGGGTTTGGTAGCTAACTACCCAATCGCACAGGCTCCGGGAATGGGGCTTAACGCATTCTTCACTTACTCTGTTGTATTGGGAATGGGTTACACATGGCAAGTGGCATTGGCTGCTGTATTTGTTTCCGGTATTTTGTTCATTCTATTAAGTGTGTTCAAGATTCGTGAATGGATCATCAACTCAATTCCTCACTCATTACGTACCGGCATTTCGGCAGGTATTGGTTTGTTCCTTGCTTTTATTGCACTTAAAAATGCAGGCATCGTGGTTGATAACCCAGCGACTCTGGTTTCGATGGGTAATATTACCTCGCTACCATCTGTTTTAGCCGCAATCGGTTTCTTCCTGACTATTTCGCTTGTTCACCGTGGTGTGAAGGGAGCGGTAATGATTGCAATTCTAGGTGTGACTGCACTAGGCCTACTTTTCGGTGATGTGCAGTGGGGCGGTGTGATGTCGACACCACCAAGTATTGCTCCTACGTTCTTACAACTAGATTTCTCTGGCTTGTTTGAAGTTGGCATGATCTCTGTTGTGTTTGCTTTCCTATTTGTAGACTTGTTCGATACTGCGGGTACGCTGGTTGGCGTTTCTCAAAAGGCAGGTCTAACAGACGAAAACGGTAACATTCCTCGCCTGAATAAAGCGCTACTAGCTGATTCAACAGCAACTTCTGTAGGTGCTCTACTGGGTACATCAAACACCACTTCTTACATTGAAAGTGTGGCTGGTGTCGCTGCTGGTGGTCGTACTGGTCTGACGGCTGTTGTTGTGGGCGTGCTGTTCCTACTGGCTCTATTCTTTTCACCTCTTGCAGGTATGATTCCAGCATACGCAACATCAGGTGCTCTATTCTACGTAGCGATCCTGATGCTGTCTGGCTTAGTAAGTATCGATTGGCGTGACCTGACTGAGGCATCACCAGTGGTTGTTACTTGTCTTGTTATGCCACTTACTTTCTCTATTGCGGAAGGTATTACACTAGGCTTTATCGCTTACTCTGCTATCAAGCTCTTCAGTGGTAAAGGTCGTGATGTATCGCTGAGTGTTTGGGTGATGTCAGCTATCTTCATCGTCAAATACCTTGTAGGTTAA